A single genomic interval of Dyella sp. GSA-30 harbors:
- the metJ gene encoding met regulon transcriptional regulator MetJ, which translates to MTSSKFIRPYVDHGEKAGAVRKITVSIPLHVLRLLSDERTRRQVNNLRHATNSDLLVEAFLHAFTGQPLPTDEELRRTMATAKKATKKAAKKATKKTAAKKSTAKRPVARKPAAKKAAKKTVRKTAKKAAAKRPAAAKKASVKKVAVKKVAKKAAKRTVKKAAAAKVVKATRAAKAPKAAKAAKK; encoded by the coding sequence ATGACGTCATCGAAATTCATCAGGCCTTACGTCGACCACGGAGAGAAAGCCGGCGCAGTACGCAAGATCACGGTCTCGATTCCGTTGCATGTACTGAGGTTGCTGTCCGATGAACGCACCCGTCGCCAGGTGAACAATTTAAGGCACGCCACGAACAGCGATCTGCTGGTTGAGGCGTTCCTGCACGCTTTTACTGGGCAACCACTGCCAACTGATGAGGAGCTGAGACGAACTATGGCCACTGCCAAGAAAGCCACCAAGAAAGCTGCAAAGAAAGCCACCAAGAAGACCGCCGCTAAGAAGTCGACTGCAAAGCGCCCGGTCGCCCGTAAGCCGGCTGCCAAGAAGGCCGCCAAGAAGACTGTCCGCAAGACCGCGAAGAAGGCCGCTGCAAAGCGTCCTGCCGCTGCCAAGAAGGCTTCGGTGAAGAAGGTTGCGGTGAAGAAGGTTGCCAAGAAGGCTGCCAAGCGCACCGTGAAGAAGGCCGCTGCTGCCAAGGTGGTCAAGGCCACCCGCGCTGCCAAGGCCCCGAAGGCCGCCAAGGCCGCCAAGAAGTAA
- a CDS encoding energy transducer TonB, translating to MDTRNIRHARRYARGAIRPVAIAIVAVVALFAACAWFLIIKPHEDLVMSDSGGHPSTPVTASKVAAPAPVNVGAMSLNELLAEARKAMNEQRMLTPAGNNAFEFYLKVLEKQPGNQVAVDALRETFPFGANSAEQAINQRDFGEAQRQIDLLAKADPANYTLTILRSKLDAQRKLQDREQQLASDKERQQQLAAQKAVTDKAEADRVAAEQQKTALAEQQRAAQARAAQQAEATRQQQQQAATQTASTGGASAGEGGGSGTHGPVLIKGGQPRYPTAAMRSAQEGWVEVSFTISPEGTVGNVKVLDAQPRHVFDRAAMDAVSRWKYEPATQAGTPVASDRQQRIEFKLN from the coding sequence ATGGATACCCGAAATATTCGTCATGCGCGTCGCTACGCGCGCGGGGCTATACGCCCTGTCGCCATCGCCATCGTTGCGGTTGTTGCCTTGTTTGCCGCATGCGCCTGGTTCCTGATCATCAAGCCGCACGAAGATCTGGTGATGTCCGACTCCGGCGGTCATCCGTCGACGCCGGTCACGGCCAGCAAGGTTGCAGCGCCAGCGCCAGTCAATGTCGGCGCGATGAGTCTTAACGAACTGCTCGCCGAAGCCCGCAAGGCGATGAACGAGCAGCGGATGCTTACCCCGGCCGGCAACAACGCATTCGAGTTCTATCTGAAGGTGCTGGAGAAGCAGCCCGGCAACCAGGTGGCCGTCGATGCGCTGCGCGAGACCTTCCCGTTCGGCGCGAACTCGGCCGAGCAGGCGATCAACCAGCGTGATTTCGGTGAAGCCCAGCGCCAGATCGATCTGCTGGCCAAGGCCGATCCGGCCAACTACACATTGACGATTCTGCGTTCCAAACTCGACGCGCAGCGCAAGCTGCAGGATCGTGAACAGCAGTTGGCGTCCGATAAGGAGCGTCAGCAGCAACTGGCTGCGCAGAAGGCGGTGACGGACAAGGCCGAAGCCGACCGCGTGGCTGCCGAACAGCAGAAGACGGCATTGGCCGAACAGCAGCGCGCCGCGCAGGCGCGTGCGGCACAACAGGCTGAGGCGACGCGTCAGCAACAGCAGCAGGCAGCAACCCAGACGGCCAGTACCGGTGGTGCCAGCGCTGGTGAAGGCGGTGGCTCCGGCACGCATGGTCCGGTGTTGATCAAGGGTGGCCAGCCGCGTTATCCGACGGCAGCCATGCGGTCGGCGCAGGAGGGTTGGGTGGAGGTGAGCTTTACGATCTCGCCTGAAGGCACCGTCGGTAATGTGAAGGTGCTCGACGCACAGCCGCGCCACGTATTCGACCGCGCGGCGATGGACGCAGTGAGCCGCTGGAAGTACGAGCCGGCGACGCAGGCGGGCACGCCGGTGGCATCGGACCGGCAGCAGCGGATCGAGTTCAAGTTGAACTAA
- a CDS encoding serine hydrolase domain-containing protein, whose product MPFRNLFLLIAGAVGLASAPAFAQVTGNAETTAAHPVTFPREELPPERVKETVSAYQDWLSKLEERDAVAGMATAVVVDDKVVFEHTLGYADAATREPVTPDTVFRLASLSKAFATAVTGVMVEDGKLGWDTKLADVLPFFKLKDAQASSQATVRDILGQRLGLPRNTYDNMLEGNISYEELVRKLDEVDMACGVGQCYGYQNVAFSLIGDVLYAQTGDFFYRLVDKRIFFPLGMKTASYGRDALESSKSWARPHRAAGRGSWVPFEPNETYYRVAPAAGVNASLHDMEQWLIAQMGGRPDVLPQSLLDVLHEPGVPTPVEMHSTPWRRARITDAHYALGWRVFEYGGETLIFHAGAVEGYRTMIGFFPKYHAGVVTMWNSAGPVPSGLMPMVLDSMLGLPHVDWADVEGAAPVAAAPAKAKKAKGKKTAPKKKRRAAQ is encoded by the coding sequence ATGCCGTTCCGCAATCTTTTTCTGTTGATAGCCGGCGCAGTGGGCCTTGCCAGCGCGCCCGCCTTTGCCCAGGTCACCGGCAATGCCGAGACCACCGCCGCACACCCGGTAACCTTCCCTCGCGAAGAACTCCCGCCCGAACGCGTCAAGGAAACGGTGTCCGCGTACCAGGACTGGCTGAGCAAACTCGAAGAGCGCGATGCCGTTGCCGGCATGGCCACCGCAGTAGTCGTCGACGACAAGGTCGTGTTCGAGCACACCCTCGGCTACGCCGATGCCGCCACGCGCGAGCCGGTCACGCCCGATACGGTCTTTCGACTCGCGTCGCTGTCCAAGGCCTTCGCCACCGCCGTCACCGGCGTCATGGTCGAGGACGGCAAGCTGGGCTGGGATACCAAGCTGGCCGACGTGCTGCCGTTCTTCAAGCTCAAGGACGCGCAAGCCTCGAGCCAGGCGACCGTACGCGACATTCTCGGCCAGCGCCTGGGCCTGCCGCGCAACACTTACGACAACATGCTCGAAGGCAACATCTCCTACGAGGAGCTGGTGCGCAAGCTCGATGAAGTCGACATGGCCTGCGGCGTAGGTCAGTGCTACGGCTACCAGAACGTCGCCTTCAGCCTGATCGGCGATGTGCTCTATGCGCAGACCGGCGACTTCTTCTATCGCCTGGTCGACAAACGCATCTTCTTTCCCTTGGGCATGAAAACCGCCAGTTATGGCCGCGACGCGCTGGAGTCGAGCAAGAGCTGGGCGCGCCCTCACCGCGCTGCAGGCAGGGGTTCGTGGGTACCGTTCGAGCCGAACGAAACCTACTATCGCGTTGCACCGGCGGCGGGCGTCAATGCCAGCCTGCACGATATGGAGCAATGGCTGATCGCCCAGATGGGCGGCCGGCCGGACGTGCTGCCGCAATCCCTGCTCGATGTACTGCACGAACCGGGCGTACCCACGCCGGTGGAGATGCATTCCACGCCATGGCGCCGCGCACGTATCACCGACGCGCACTACGCGCTCGGCTGGCGCGTGTTCGAGTACGGCGGCGAGACACTGATCTTTCATGCCGGTGCGGTCGAAGGCTATCGCACGATGATCGGCTTCTTCCCGAAATATCACGCTGGCGTGGTCACGATGTGGAACTCGGCCGGCCCGGTGCCTTCAGGCCTGATGCCGATGGTGCTCGACAGCATGCTCGGCCTGCCGCATGTGGACTGGGCCGACGTCGAGGGTGCCGCGCCAGTGGCTGCTGCGCCTGCCAAGGCGAAGAAGGCGAAGGGAAAGAAGACCGCGCCTAAGAAGAAGCGGCGCGCGGCGCAATGA
- a CDS encoding MFS transporter: protein MTSYYIIRPVRDQLGGAVGSQSLPMFYLVVFVVMLALTPVFGVLAARFRRKQLLGWSYCFFIACLLAFVPAFMAQDRIGARSLGVVFYVWVSIFNLFVVSLFWSFMADIFNGPQARSVFPLIALGGMAGAIFGPLVTKALVQTLGVAPLLVVSAVTLALALGVLLFLSGEQDRSGDRQGEPVGGSLWAGIKELVTKPFLRYMAVLMLLGDGIGTLAYALLADYSKAHFTDKVARTAFYNDLDLYTNLLGVALQLTVTRWLMIRRGAVAALVVTSLINLLLLAAIVVWGPGEVSGITLGLPLLAILTIGSRGFTYGMTKPASDALYTRVPRETRYKGKNFIETAVWRLGDVLVTSGVSLFGTLGVSVAGMAGVGVGVSVLATWVARQIGRAPDLAPETAAQPPVARRA, encoded by the coding sequence ATGACCTCGTACTACATCATTCGCCCGGTGCGCGATCAGCTGGGCGGTGCTGTCGGTTCGCAATCGCTGCCCATGTTCTATCTGGTCGTTTTCGTGGTGATGCTGGCGCTGACACCGGTCTTCGGCGTGCTGGCCGCACGTTTTCGCCGCAAGCAATTGCTGGGCTGGAGCTACTGCTTCTTCATCGCTTGCCTGCTGGCCTTCGTACCCGCCTTCATGGCGCAGGATCGGATCGGCGCGCGTTCGTTGGGCGTGGTGTTTTACGTTTGGGTGAGCATCTTCAACCTGTTCGTGGTGTCGCTGTTCTGGAGCTTCATGGCGGACATCTTCAACGGCCCGCAGGCGCGCAGCGTGTTTCCGTTGATTGCCTTGGGCGGCATGGCGGGTGCGATCTTCGGCCCGTTGGTCACCAAAGCCCTGGTGCAGACACTCGGCGTCGCGCCGCTGCTGGTGGTTTCGGCTGTGACGCTGGCGCTGGCATTGGGTGTGCTGCTGTTTCTTTCGGGCGAACAGGATCGATCCGGTGACCGACAGGGTGAGCCGGTCGGCGGTTCGCTATGGGCAGGCATCAAGGAGCTCGTGACAAAGCCGTTCCTGCGCTACATGGCCGTGTTGATGCTGTTGGGCGATGGCATTGGCACCTTGGCCTATGCCCTGCTGGCCGACTACAGCAAGGCGCACTTTACCGACAAGGTCGCGCGCACGGCCTTTTACAACGATCTGGATCTCTACACCAACCTGTTGGGCGTGGCGCTGCAGTTGACCGTCACCCGTTGGTTGATGATCCGACGCGGTGCGGTGGCTGCGCTGGTGGTGACCTCGCTGATCAACTTGTTGCTGTTGGCCGCCATCGTGGTATGGGGGCCGGGCGAAGTGTCTGGAATAACGCTGGGTCTGCCGTTGCTGGCCATCCTGACGATCGGCTCGCGTGGCTTTACCTATGGCATGACCAAGCCGGCCTCTGACGCGCTCTATACGCGCGTGCCGCGAGAGACCCGCTACAAGGGCAAGAACTTCATCGAAACGGCGGTATGGCGCCTGGGAGACGTGCTGGTCACCAGTGGAGTCAGCCTGTTCGGCACGCTGGGCGTAAGTGTCGCCGGCATGGCGGGCGTCGGTGTGGGCGTTTCGGTGCTTGCGACCTGGGTGGCGCGCCAGATCGGGCGCGCACCTGACCTGGCACCGGAGACCGCCGCTCAACCACCCGTTGCGCGGCGCGCCTGA
- a CDS encoding CBS domain-containing protein, whose product MRQVKHLLENKGSDIYAIAPEVPVLEAIKHMAERRVGALLVMRGEVLVGILSERDYARKVILQGRSSAQTAVSEIMSSPVLTVSPDTDVFDCMRLCTDSRIRHLPVVDKETVVGVISIGDLVKEVIGEQAEQIEQLQRYIAS is encoded by the coding sequence ATGCGTCAGGTGAAGCATCTTCTGGAAAACAAGGGCAGCGATATCTATGCCATCGCACCGGAAGTACCGGTGCTCGAAGCGATCAAGCACATGGCCGAGCGGCGCGTCGGCGCCTTGCTGGTGATGCGCGGAGAAGTTCTGGTCGGCATCCTTTCCGAACGCGACTATGCGCGCAAGGTGATCCTGCAGGGACGCTCATCCGCACAGACGGCCGTGTCGGAAATCATGAGCAGTCCAGTGCTTACCGTATCGCCCGATACCGACGTGTTCGACTGCATGCGGCTGTGTACCGATAGCCGCATCCGCCATCTGCCGGTGGTCGACAAGGAAACCGTGGTAGGCGTCATTTCGATCGGCGACCTGGTCAAAGAGGTTATCGGCGAACAAGCCGAGCAGATCGAACAGCTGCAGCGTTACATCGCCAGCTGA
- a CDS encoding glycosyltransferase family 2 protein, translating into MQKLAVVVPAYNESSVLEAFHARLGTVLAGLPLECEVLYVDDGSSDNTWELIKSLHTGGVHVSGLRLSRNFGKEAALTAGLDKADADAVVVIDADLQDPPELIPELIEQWRAGYDVVYATRSVREGETRFKRFTAAAFYRGMERLSNTPIPRDTGDFRLLSRRALDALRQLRERQRFMKGLFAWIGYRQTAVLYQREPRQAGTTKWNYWRLLQLAIEGVTSFSTAPLRLATWVGLFSSLLSFVYGLWVLTKSIIYGDPVRGYPTLMLVILFLGGVQLLALGVIGEYLGRNYAESKQRPLYFIDEDFRA; encoded by the coding sequence ATGCAGAAACTCGCCGTCGTCGTGCCCGCGTACAACGAGTCCTCGGTGCTGGAGGCTTTCCACGCACGCTTGGGCACGGTGTTGGCTGGGCTGCCCCTCGAGTGCGAGGTGCTCTATGTCGATGACGGCAGCTCGGACAACACCTGGGAGCTGATCAAAAGCCTGCACACCGGCGGCGTGCACGTCAGCGGCCTGCGCCTGTCACGCAATTTCGGCAAGGAGGCAGCCCTGACCGCCGGCCTGGACAAGGCCGACGCCGATGCGGTCGTGGTGATCGATGCCGACCTGCAGGATCCGCCCGAGTTGATCCCTGAATTGATCGAGCAATGGCGGGCCGGCTACGACGTGGTGTACGCGACACGCAGCGTGCGCGAGGGCGAGACCCGCTTCAAGCGCTTCACCGCCGCGGCGTTCTATCGCGGCATGGAGCGACTGTCCAATACCCCCATTCCACGCGATACCGGCGACTTCCGCCTGCTTTCGCGCCGCGCGCTGGACGCTCTGCGCCAGTTGCGCGAACGCCAGCGCTTCATGAAGGGACTGTTTGCCTGGATCGGCTATCGCCAGACCGCCGTGCTTTACCAGCGCGAGCCGCGCCAGGCCGGCACCACCAAATGGAATTACTGGCGCCTGCTGCAGCTGGCCATCGAGGGCGTGACGTCGTTCTCGACCGCGCCGCTGCGACTGGCGACCTGGGTGGGCCTGTTTTCCTCACTGCTTTCCTTTGTTTACGGCCTCTGGGTGCTGACCAAGTCGATCATCTACGGCGACCCGGTCCGCGGCTATCCCACACTGATGCTGGTGATCCTGTTCCTGGGCGGGGTGCAGTTGCTGGCGCTGGGCGTGATCGGCGAATACCTGGGCCGCAACTATGCCGAGAGCAAGCAGCGTCCGCTGTACTTTATCGACGAAGATTTCCGTGCCTGA
- the mtgA gene encoding monofunctional biosynthetic peptidoglycan transglycosylase: MAQTRSLPVRILRSVAILIVAWLALSWLVVLILRFVPPWTSAVMMERRLSALVHGQPGFEIHQRWVPWERVSPYVPLAMVAGEDQKFPFHHGFDVDAIQDAIDAADDGKRLRGASTISQQTAKNLFLWNGRSFVRKGLEAYFTVLIELTWPKQRILEVYMNIAELGDGIYGVGAASDAYFGTPPARLGPAQAARLAAVLPNPRRFRVDNPSAYVQRRANWIQQQMGQLGGPGYLQRQR, encoded by the coding sequence ATGGCCCAAACACGTTCGCTGCCCGTCCGAATCCTGCGATCCGTCGCCATCCTGATAGTCGCCTGGCTGGCGCTGAGCTGGCTTGTGGTGCTGATCCTGCGCTTCGTACCACCCTGGACCTCGGCGGTGATGATGGAGCGCCGGCTGAGTGCGCTTGTGCACGGCCAGCCGGGGTTTGAAATTCATCAACGCTGGGTCCCCTGGGAAAGGGTCTCGCCTTATGTGCCGCTGGCGATGGTTGCCGGCGAGGATCAGAAATTCCCGTTCCATCATGGCTTTGACGTCGACGCCATTCAGGATGCCATCGATGCGGCCGACGACGGCAAACGCCTGCGCGGCGCCAGCACAATCAGCCAGCAGACAGCGAAAAACCTGTTCCTGTGGAACGGACGCAGTTTCGTACGCAAGGGGCTGGAGGCGTACTTCACCGTCCTGATCGAACTGACCTGGCCCAAGCAGCGCATCCTCGAGGTCTATATGAACATCGCCGAGTTGGGCGATGGTATCTATGGCGTGGGCGCGGCCAGCGATGCGTATTTCGGCACGCCACCAGCGCGCCTGGGCCCTGCCCAGGCCGCACGACTTGCGGCAGTGCTGCCTAACCCGCGGCGTTTCCGGGTGGACAACCCCAGCGCCTATGTACAGCGTCGCGCCAACTGGATCCAGCAACAGATGGGGCAGTTGGGCGGGCCCGGGTATCTGCAACGCCAGCGTTGA
- a CDS encoding Hsp33 family molecular chaperone HslO, whose amino-acid sequence METVLLDDVLHRFLLERAGVRGVLVRLGSSWREVAGRADYPEAVATLLGQSLAASAMLTGNIKFEGALSIELKSSGALRLLFAECTDQGRLRGLARWNDPLPEPLVVSDLPGAVMAITIGHAERGQRYQGLVDLNHPNLGEALENYFNQSEQLPAKILLAAHGEHAVGLMLQRLPGEGGHSAADDEDGWNRIEHLTATLGADELLNTSPEQLLYRLYHEESVRLFEPRPLVFGCSCTRDRVESMLRSLGREEVEAALEARDGEIEVICEFCAQRYTFDRIDAEHLLSASHNAEASTTSQ is encoded by the coding sequence GTGGAAACCGTGTTGCTCGACGACGTATTGCATCGCTTTTTGCTTGAACGCGCCGGTGTGCGTGGCGTGCTGGTGCGCCTGGGGTCCTCCTGGCGCGAGGTAGCGGGTCGTGCCGACTATCCCGAGGCCGTTGCCACGTTGCTCGGCCAGAGTCTGGCTGCGAGCGCCATGCTGACCGGCAATATCAAGTTCGAAGGTGCGCTGTCGATCGAACTCAAGAGTTCCGGCGCCTTGCGCCTGTTATTCGCCGAGTGCACCGACCAGGGTCGCCTGCGTGGCCTGGCGCGCTGGAACGATCCGTTGCCGGAGCCATTGGTCGTTTCGGATCTGCCCGGTGCGGTGATGGCCATCACCATCGGTCATGCCGAGCGCGGTCAGCGCTATCAAGGGCTGGTCGATCTGAACCACCCGAACCTGGGCGAAGCGTTGGAAAACTACTTCAACCAGTCCGAACAGCTGCCGGCGAAGATCCTGCTTGCCGCCCATGGCGAACACGCGGTGGGCCTGATGCTGCAGCGCCTGCCCGGCGAAGGCGGCCATAGCGCGGCCGACGATGAGGACGGCTGGAATCGTATCGAACATCTGACGGCAACGCTGGGTGCGGACGAACTGCTGAACACCTCGCCCGAGCAGTTGCTCTATCGGCTCTATCACGAAGAATCCGTGCGTCTGTTCGAGCCACGTCCGTTGGTCTTCGGCTGCAGCTGCACGCGCGACCGGGTGGAGTCGATGCTGCGTTCACTTGGCCGCGAAGAAGTCGAGGCGGCACTGGAAGCACGAGATGGCGAGATCGAAGTTATCTGCGAGTTCTGCGCGCAGCGTTATACCTTCGATCGTATCGATGCGGAGCATTTGCTGAGTGCCAGTCATAACGCCGAGGCGTCGACGACGTCGCAGTGA
- a CDS encoding EAL domain-containing protein: MNSAPISSAPLLLSEEGIAVVRAAAERLFRASDAANVFEICDTALKELRVAGLLHWQAVTDTAAAVSSHRIELADDPQGLRTLVLDVYPDGPALPDILREQVVWLGRLASARLRQLAETSRLYEAISRLALAERLQRALYAIAEQAGAEHNMTEMMRSLHAILGSLMYAENFYIVLHDAATGNVRFPYYVDTVDKDPPAPDASQPLQEMRHSLTWHLLQGGQPIMGSIEELTHQLGEHLRPVGPNCEHWLGVPLLREGHVVGGIVMQSYREDTHYTQHDRELLSYVAQHVQTALERREAHAELERRVASRTAALREANRVLRQQVLQRQRGERLQAALFRIAELANATESLDNFYAAVHRVIGGLLYARNFYIALLDDENKQLTFPYSIDELDSVRLPRAHGRGATEYVLRHAKPLLADPQEIDRLCQLGEIGQFGTRSVCWLGVPLIWGERAMGVLAVQSYSPEHTYDERDQELLTFVGYHVANALQRKHTTESLKQAYASLERRVTERTRALALANRDLREQIAERERVERRLKYETLHDSLTGLPNRTLLLQRLEQALQRYHNNSQELFAVLFIDLDRFKVINDSVGHLVGDDLLFQVGGRIRACLKTRDVVARLGGDEFAVLAEGITDIRMASLIAERIIDELQAPFRLGAKEIFTSASIGIALPGQHYQRPEELLRDADAAMYRAKDEGRHRAAVFDDRLRREALSLLEMEGDLRRGLSRNEFVPFYQPIVALETGQTVGYEALLRWRHPERGLLTPSDFLAIAEESGCAESIDWQIFEQACAQVQALVGNEGFVSINVSGRHFRSPDLDNRLLELLASHRLPPQSLRIEVTERALLENPTQVKRILSNLREQGVGIALDDFGTGYSSLSYLHQYPIDTLKIDRSFITEIPRESSNGLAVVRAIQVLADSLQMQVIAEGIEEEPQRQALLRVGCRFGQGFLFATPRPAEVWLQHEKRFAVP, encoded by the coding sequence ATGAATTCCGCGCCAATCAGCAGTGCGCCCCTGCTCCTCTCCGAAGAGGGGATCGCCGTGGTGCGCGCCGCAGCTGAACGGCTGTTCAGGGCTTCCGATGCCGCCAATGTATTCGAGATCTGTGACACGGCATTGAAAGAGCTGAGGGTCGCCGGCCTGCTGCACTGGCAGGCAGTCACCGATACCGCCGCAGCCGTCAGCAGCCATCGCATCGAGTTGGCGGATGATCCACAGGGACTTCGCACACTGGTGCTCGACGTCTATCCCGATGGCCCCGCCCTGCCGGACATCCTGCGCGAGCAAGTGGTCTGGCTGGGGCGCCTGGCATCCGCGCGGCTGCGCCAGCTCGCCGAGACCTCACGTCTGTACGAAGCGATCTCGCGGCTGGCACTGGCCGAGCGTTTGCAGCGCGCTCTGTACGCGATCGCTGAGCAAGCCGGTGCCGAGCACAACATGACCGAGATGATGCGCTCTCTGCATGCCATCCTCGGCAGCCTGATGTACGCGGAAAATTTCTACATCGTGCTCCACGACGCGGCCACCGGAAATGTGCGCTTTCCCTATTACGTGGACACGGTCGACAAGGATCCACCCGCGCCGGACGCAAGCCAGCCCTTGCAGGAAATGCGTCACAGCCTGACCTGGCATCTGTTGCAGGGCGGCCAGCCGATCATGGGCTCGATCGAGGAGCTGACCCATCAGCTTGGCGAGCACCTGCGCCCGGTGGGCCCCAATTGCGAACACTGGCTGGGCGTACCGCTGTTGCGCGAAGGCCATGTCGTCGGTGGCATCGTGATGCAGAGCTATCGCGAGGACACGCACTACACGCAGCATGATCGCGAACTGCTCAGCTACGTCGCGCAGCACGTGCAGACCGCCCTGGAACGCCGCGAGGCGCATGCCGAACTCGAACGCCGCGTCGCCAGCCGCACGGCGGCATTGCGCGAAGCCAACCGCGTGCTGCGCCAGCAGGTATTGCAGCGCCAGCGCGGCGAGCGCCTGCAGGCTGCGCTGTTCCGCATTGCGGAGCTGGCCAACGCCACCGAAAGCCTGGATAACTTCTATGCCGCGGTCCATCGCGTCATCGGCGGCCTGTTGTATGCGCGCAACTTCTACATCGCGCTGCTGGATGACGAAAACAAGCAGCTGACGTTTCCTTACTCGATCGACGAGCTCGACAGCGTGCGCCTGCCGCGCGCGCACGGCCGTGGCGCCACCGAATACGTGCTACGCCACGCCAAACCGCTGCTTGCCGATCCGCAGGAGATCGACCGCCTGTGCCAGCTCGGCGAAATTGGGCAGTTCGGCACGCGCTCGGTCTGCTGGCTCGGCGTGCCGTTGATCTGGGGCGAGCGCGCCATGGGCGTGCTGGCGGTGCAGAGCTACTCACCCGAGCATACCTACGACGAACGCGACCAGGAGCTGCTGACCTTCGTCGGCTACCACGTCGCCAACGCACTGCAACGCAAGCACACGACCGAATCGCTCAAGCAGGCTTACGCCAGCCTGGAACGCCGCGTCACGGAGCGCACGCGCGCGCTGGCATTGGCCAATCGCGACCTGCGCGAACAGATTGCCGAACGCGAGCGCGTCGAGCGCCGGCTCAAGTACGAAACCTTGCACGACTCGCTCACCGGCCTGCCCAACCGCACGCTACTGTTGCAGCGGCTCGAACAGGCGCTGCAGCGCTATCACAACAATTCGCAAGAACTCTTTGCCGTGTTGTTCATCGATCTGGACCGCTTCAAGGTCATCAACGATTCGGTCGGCCATCTGGTCGGCGACGACCTGCTGTTCCAGGTCGGCGGCCGCATTCGCGCCTGCCTGAAAACGCGCGACGTGGTAGCGCGCCTGGGTGGCGACGAGTTCGCCGTGCTGGCCGAGGGCATCACCGATATCCGCATGGCGTCGTTGATCGCCGAGCGCATCATCGACGAACTGCAGGCACCCTTCCGCCTCGGCGCCAAAGAAATTTTCACCTCCGCATCGATCGGCATCGCCCTGCCCGGCCAGCATTACCAGCGCCCGGAAGAACTGCTGCGCGATGCGGACGCAGCGATGTATCGCGCCAAGGACGAAGGCCGCCATCGCGCCGCCGTGTTCGATGACCGCCTGCGCCGTGAAGCGTTGTCGCTCCTGGAAATGGAAGGCGACCTGCGCCGCGGCCTGAGCCGGAACGAATTTGTTCCCTTCTATCAGCCCATTGTGGCGCTCGAAACCGGCCAGACGGTCGGTTACGAAGCCCTGCTGCGCTGGCGCCACCCCGAGCGCGGACTGCTCACGCCGAGCGATTTTCTCGCCATTGCCGAAGAAAGCGGCTGCGCGGAAAGCATCGACTGGCAAATTTTCGAACAGGCCTGCGCGCAGGTGCAGGCGCTGGTCGGCAACGAAGGCTTCGTCAGCATCAACGTGTCGGGCCGGCATTTCCGCTCGCCGGATCTGGACAACCGCCTGCTCGAACTGCTTGCTTCGCACCGGCTGCCGCCTCAATCGCTGCGTATCGAGGTGACCGAGCGCGCGCTGCTGGAGAACCCGACCCAGGTCAAGCGCATTCTGTCGAACCTGCGCGAGCAGGGCGTCGGCATTGCGCTGGACGATTTCGGCACGGGCTATTCGTCGCTGAGCTACCTGCACCAGTACCCGATCGACACGCTGAAGATCGACCGTTCCTTCATTACCGAAATCCCGCGCGAAAGCAGCAACGGCCTGGCCGTGGTGCGCGCGATCCAGGTACTGGCCGATTCACTGCAGATGCAGGTGATTGCCGAAGGCATCGAAGAGGAACCGCAACGGCAGGCCTTGCTGCGCGTCGGCTGCCGATTCGGACAGGGTTTCCTGTTCGCCACACCAAGGCCTGCCGAGGTATGGTTGCAGCATGAGAAGCGGTTTGCCGTACCTTGA